From Danio rerio strain Tuebingen ecotype United States chromosome 7, GRCz12tu, whole genome shotgun sequence, the proteins below share one genomic window:
- the si:busm1-71b9.3 gene encoding LOW QUALITY PROTEIN: cadherin-1 (The sequence of the model RefSeq protein was modified relative to this genomic sequence to represent the inferred CDS: deleted 1 base in 1 codon), with translation MSVRLGTLFVIFKILSYGLAEESPCTPGFKSNLLVFKVHKDHLHRGERLGRVVFNTCDGRTGIDFQSTDQEIDLNRDGTLMMRRSVTLHEGPKEFLVSACDSSGKKHTVSVRVECVHYHKDHDVNTLMNSTSVQVESPSDDLVLTFPKSTSCLKRAKRGWIVPPISVSENSKGPFPMRLVKIKSDYASEIRMAYKITGEGADLEPKGIFQIDRLSGWISVTQQLDRETKAFYKMVVHANGVDIDILEKPMVIIITVTDQNDNKPVFTQNPFNGNVPETAKNGEVFMTITATDADDKENTDYADISYAIISQDPPSPKPNMFAINPVSGGISVLEKGLDREQWFRYTLVITATDMNGEGGSTTATAVISVTDSNDNAPQFDRDWIIPPISVLENSKGPFPMRLVQLKSDHSPETQMAYMITGEGADQDPMGIFQINRLSGWISVTQPLDREKKKSYKLIAHANSVDGRSAKKTMKIIVNVIDQNDNKPVFTQNPFNGSVPEAVGKGEVFMMVTATDADDKDNTDNADIRYAIISQDPPSPKPNMFAINPVSGGISVLETGLDREQWSRYTLIITAADMNGEGLSTTATVVITVSEGNGIALQFERGWIIPPINVAENSKGPFPMRLVQIRSDFASEHQIAYKITGEGADLEPKGIFLIERLSGWVSVTQKLDRETKASYKLVAHATGVDVNIVEKPMDVVVNVIDQNDNKPVFTQSIFSGSVPKALEKGEVFMTVTATDADDKENTDNADISYAIISQDPPSPKPNMFAINPVSGGISVLETGIDREQWSRYTLVITATDMNGEGLSTTATAVITVTDPAV, from the exons ATGAGTGTGCGATTGGGAACCCTCTTTGTGATTTTTAAG ATATTGTCATATGGATTGGCGGAGGAGTCTCCATGTACACCTGGCTTTAAATCGAATCTGCTGGTTTTTAAAGTCCACAAAGATCACCTTCACAGGGGAGAGAGACTCGGAAGAG TCGTATTTAACACATGTGATGGAAGAACAGGAATAGATTTTCAGTCCACTGATCAGGAGATTGATCTGAACAGGGATGGGACTCTGATGATGAGGAGGTCAGTGACTCTTCATGAAGGCCCCAAGGAGTTTTTAGTGTCTGCATGCGACTCCAGTGGCAAGAAGCACACGGTCTCTGTCAGAGTTGAATGTGTTCATTATCATAAGGATCATGACGTGAATACATTGATGAATAGCACCTCTGTACAG GTGGAATCTCCCTCTGATGATCTAGTTCTGACATTTCCAAAGTCTACATCATGTTTAAAGAGAGCAAAGAGAGGTTGGATTGTTCCTCCAATCAGTGTATCTGAGAATAGCAAAGGTCCTTTCCCAATGAGGCTGGTCAAG ATAAAGTCAGATTATGCTTCTGAAATTCGGATGGCATACAAGATCACTGGTGAAGGGGCAGATCTGGAACCTAAGGGGATTTTCCAAATAGACAGACTATCAGGGTGGATCAGTGTGACTCAGCAACTTGACAGAGAAACAAAAGCTTTTTATAAA ATGGTAGTTCATGCAAATGGTGTTgatattgatattttagaaaaGCCAATGGTGATTATCATAACTGTGACAGACCAAAATGATAATAAGCCTGTGTTTACTCAAAATCCTTTCAATGGAAATGTTCCTGAAACTGCGAAAAATG GTGAAGTGTTTATGACGATCACAGCCACTGATGCAGATGATAAAGAGAATACTGACTATGCTGATATTAGTTATGCCATTATCAGCCAAGATCCACCATCTCCAAAACCTAACATGTTTGCTATCAATCCTGTAAGTGGAGGGATTTCTGTGCTAGAAAAAGGCCTGGACAGAGAG CAATGGTTCAGATATACTTTGGTTATTACGGCTACTGACATGAACGGAGAGGGTGGGTCAACCACTGCGACAGCAGTTATAAGTGTTACTGACAGCAATGATAATGCACCTCAGTTTGACAGAGATTGGATTATTCCTCCAATCAGTGTCCTTGAAAATAGCAAAGGTCCTTTCCCAATGAGGCTGGTCCAG TTAAAGTCAGATCATTCTCCTGAAACTCAAATGGCATACATGATCACAGGTGAAGGGGCAGATCAGGACCCTATGGGGATTTTCCAAATAAACAGACTATCAGGGTGGATCAGTGTGACTCAGCCACTtgatcgagaaaaaaaaaaa tcatacaaa CTCATAGCGCATGCTAATTCAGTGGATGGGCGTTCAGCAAAAAAAACAATGAAGATTATTGTAAATGTGATAGACCAAAATGATAATAAGCCAGTGTTCACTCAAAACCCTTTCAATGGAAGTGTACCGGAAGCTGTTGGAAAGG GtgaagtgtttatgatggtcacAGCCACTGATGCAGATGATAAAGATAATACTGACAATGCTGATATCCGTTATGCCATTATCAGCCAAGATCCACCATCTCCAAAACCAAACATGTTTGCAATCAATCCTGTAAGTGGGGGGATTTCTGTGCTTGAAACTGGCCTGGACAGAGAG CAATGGTCCAGATATACTTTGATTATTACGGCTGCTGACATGAATGGAGAGGGTTTGTCAACCACTGCCACAGTAGTTATTACTGTTTCAGAAGGCAATGGTATTGCACTTCAGTTTGAGAGAGGTTGGATTATTCCTCCAATCAATGTAGCTGAGAATAGCAAAGGTCCTTTTCCAATGAGGCTGGTCCAG ATAAGGTCAGATTTTGCTTCTGAACATCAGATTGCATACAAGATCACTGGTGAAGGGGCAGATCTGGAGCCTAAGGGGATTTTCCTCATAGAAAGACTATCAGGGTGGGTCAGTGTGACTCAGAAACTTGACAGAGAAACAAAAGCTTCATACAAA CTTGTGGCTCATGCAACTGGAGTGGATGTGAATATCGTAGAAAAGCCAATGGATGTTGTTGTAAATGTGATAGACCAAAATGATAATAAGCCAGTGTTCACTCAAAGTATTTTCAGTGGAAGTGTTCCTAAAGCTTTGGAAAAGG GTGAAGTGTTCATGACGGTCACAGCCACTGATGCAGATGATAAAGAGAATACTGACAATGCTGATATCAGTTATGCCATTATCAGCCAAGATCCACCATCTCCAAAACCAAACATGTTTGCTATCAATCCTGTAAGTGGAGGGATTTCTGTGCTAGAAACTGGCATTGACAGAGAG CAATGGTCCAGATATACTTTGGTTATTACGGCTACTGACATGAATGGAGAGGGTTTGTCAACCACTGCCACAGCAGTTATTACTGTTACTGACCCAGCCGTCTAG